The following nucleotide sequence is from Acyrthosiphon pisum isolate AL4f chromosome A2, pea_aphid_22Mar2018_4r6ur, whole genome shotgun sequence.
AAAGCAGCCAtagtttttaatgataaataactttatttctCTCAAAGTGTTGAAACTGATATTTCTTCAGCACAGCTGCAAATgtgataatacaaatatattttacagataaCCATTAACCATTTTCTAGTGTCACAATTTCTCAGAGATTCTTTTGCGAGCTCCgatttttgtgtttaaattttcgtattcaattttaattgaagATGGCATCTAAACGCATAGCTCAATCTTCCGTAAACTGGGCAGCAATTGCTGAACGAGTACCGGAAGCGGACAAAGCGTCTTACTTGGCGTTCAAAGCCAAGTCCGATGGATATCTTCGCAAGTATGTTGAGGTCATTTAAAGGCCACACGCCCGgtgttaaaacaatttttattcactttaatatttgcaaaaatattttatgcacggttattatttgtttaataaatgctTTCAGAATGTTGGCTGCCCCAGCCGAACCATTGAAAATTGATTGGGcggcatataaaaataaaatagccgTACCTGGGCTGGTCGACAATTTTGAGAAATCGTACAATGCAATTAAAATTCCATACCCCGAGGACAAGTACACTCCAGCTATTGATAAACACGAAAAggaaattgtaattaattttttctgttcCTTACACCATTTACAATAATAGCACAaatgaatatttgttaaatgtatcgtttttaattattagatcaAAGGTATTGAAGAATTCAAAGCCGAATCAGAAGTGATAATCAAAGCAGCTGAAAAGAGAATTGCAGAAATCAACAGTTTGCTGCCATTCGGTCAAATGACCTTTGAAGATGCTGCTTATATTCAACCGGAATTGACATTGGATTTGGAGAACAAACCATCATTCTGGCCGCATCAAGAGATTGATTACATTAATGACGAACCAGAAGCAGAAAATCCACAAATTGAAgaacagaaaaaaattgatgcagctcattaaataaataaaaaatggttcaTAGTTTTCAGTTCTAATTTTACATCATGGTTTTTTCCATAAACACTtagaaacatatttatataggtacctatataaatttatggttaaaattttagattttttttttcatgttttattcaaaattctgttaaacattaattttgtaagAACAAAAGTACAATAACATTGCTTCGTACTGTATAACActgttgaataaattataaaaaaaaaaacataatttccaattattaatttattttttactccactgattaaaaataggtaaaattatggttgatattgattaataattaaaatctattattgcATCTTGATATTCCTAATAATGCATAAgtcaacaaatataaatattgatattaataatttttgcacATATTCTATACTCCGACCCACAAGAGAGTATTACCGTCGCCCGACGAAAACTCGTCCGATTCCGCGCATTCCCCACTACTTGGCATTGTCAATAGCTGTTCGACA
It contains:
- the Atpsyn-d gene encoding ATP synthase, subunit d gives rise to the protein MASKRIAQSSVNWAAIAERVPEADKASYLAFKAKSDGYLRKMLAAPAEPLKIDWAAYKNKIAVPGLVDNFEKSYNAIKIPYPEDKYTPAIDKHEKEIIKGIEEFKAESEVIIKAAEKRIAEINSLLPFGQMTFEDAAYIQPELTLDLENKPSFWPHQEIDYINDEPEAENPQIEEQKKIDAAH